Proteins encoded by one window of Candidatus Thermoplasmatota archaeon:
- a CDS encoding C25 family cysteine peptidase, producing MKKIMAIVCMVLFLCSSALTGLSDVKDNAAHTYEMSSQQLAPLVDDAYDLLIVTPAEFSDALQPLVEHKESYGVKTIIVSLDEIYNGNYFTVQGRDDAEKVKYFIKNALDEWSIGYVLLVGGRKPGMQEEWLMPVRYSHIEDNVATKEDRYISDLYYADVYDADGNFSSWDTNNNGIFGEWRANKSADDIMDLYPDVYIGRLPCRNNFEVEIMVDKIINYEEGKCNDSWFKKMVVVGGDTYTFNDYYEGEVANQQALDRMPGFEPIKLWTSDGSLQGWADVVKTINQGCGFLYFAGHGSPTTWATHPPYDEKTWIYGLQIFQMPLLSNKDKLPVCIVGGCHNSLFNVSLFRSTWTFGLPVPECWSWWLTRCIKGGSIATLGCTGLGYGEEDKQGEVKKGGGDWIDILFFNEYGENNVRILGEAWGKAIVSYLNEFPIDWNERAFNDTALDAKTTQEWILFGDPSLKIGGYA from the coding sequence TGCTTATGACTTGCTCATTGTAACGCCAGCGGAATTCAGCGATGCTCTGCAGCCGCTGGTAGAGCATAAGGAAAGCTATGGTGTAAAAACGATAATTGTTTCACTTGATGAAATCTATAACGGCAATTATTTCACCGTTCAGGGCAGGGATGATGCAGAGAAGGTAAAATATTTCATTAAAAATGCTCTTGACGAATGGAGTATAGGTTATGTTTTACTTGTGGGGGGGAGAAAGCCAGGTATGCAAGAAGAATGGCTTATGCCGGTGAGGTACAGCCATATAGAGGACAATGTGGCTACAAAGGAGGACAGATACATCAGCGATTTGTATTATGCAGATGTATATGATGCGGATGGAAATTTCTCCAGCTGGGATACCAACAATAACGGCATATTCGGGGAATGGCGTGCCAATAAATCAGCGGACGACATAATGGATTTGTACCCCGATGTTTACATCGGGCGCCTTCCATGCAGAAACAACTTCGAGGTTGAAATAATGGTCGATAAAATCATAAATTACGAAGAAGGGAAATGCAATGACTCATGGTTCAAAAAAATGGTGGTGGTGGGCGGCGATACATACACTTTTAACGATTATTATGAGGGGGAGGTGGCCAATCAGCAGGCATTGGACAGGATGCCAGGATTTGAACCGATAAAATTGTGGACATCTGATGGTTCTTTACAGGGTTGGGCTGATGTCGTCAAAACCATCAACCAGGGATGTGGTTTTCTCTATTTCGCAGGTCACGGAAGCCCCACAACCTGGGCGACACATCCTCCATATGATGAAAAAACATGGATATATGGCCTCCAGATATTTCAAATGCCGTTACTTTCAAACAAAGACAAACTCCCAGTATGCATTGTCGGCGGCTGCCACAACAGTTTGTTTAATGTAAGTCTGTTCCGTTCTACTTGGACATTCGGCCTGCCTGTTCCAGAGTGCTGGAGCTGGTGGCTAACACGCTGCATCAAAGGCGGTTCTATCGCTACGCTGGGATGTACAGGCTTGGGATACGGGGAAGAAGATAAACAGGGAGAGGTCAAAAAAGGAGGGGGCGACTGGATAGACATCCTTTTCTTCAACGAGTACGGTGAAAATAATGTCCGCATTCTTGGAGAGGCATGGGGAAAAGCCATTGTCTCATATCTTAACGAGTTCCCGATAGATTGGAATGAAAGAGCATTTAATGATACCGCACTTGATGCGAAGACTACCCAGGAATGGATACTTTTCGGCGACCCGAGCCTGAAAATCGGGGGATATGCCTAG
- a CDS encoding sulfotransferase, with product MGNENEFLAFKQQPLAGSTFSNWLMMLAENAFRVNPKYMTRAVYITMLTSLTSLPRLIERKHDDAINKVEPEPVFIVGHFRGGTTYLHYLMSHDTNMSYVSTFQTMAPRNFIFMEKFFKKLLSDSLPETRPMDDVKMAADYPYEEEYAMANLSPYSPYHGWYFPRKMRGYFDKYVLFKSPDKIVKRWQQTYSYLLKKVVYREGKNRILLKNPSNTGRIKQLIDIYPDAKFIHLYRNPYEVFYSTKRLYDGIMPIFALQKYDMGEIEENIFYFYSAMYEKFFRE from the coding sequence ATGGGCAACGAAAACGAGTTCCTGGCATTTAAGCAACAACCTCTGGCTGGTAGCACATTTTCCAACTGGCTAATGATGCTTGCAGAAAATGCTTTCAGGGTGAATCCGAAGTATATGACAAGGGCCGTCTATATAACAATGCTTACTTCATTGACTTCTCTACCAAGATTAATCGAAAGGAAACATGATGATGCTATAAATAAAGTAGAACCCGAACCTGTTTTCATAGTCGGACATTTCAGAGGTGGTACGACATACCTCCATTATCTGATGAGTCACGACACGAATATGTCCTATGTATCGACTTTTCAGACGATGGCTCCCCGCAACTTTATTTTTATGGAAAAATTCTTCAAAAAATTACTTTCCGACAGCCTTCCCGAAACGAGGCCGATGGATGATGTAAAAATGGCAGCGGACTATCCATACGAAGAGGAGTACGCAATGGCAAACTTAAGCCCTTATTCCCCTTATCATGGCTGGTATTTCCCGAGAAAAATGAGGGGGTACTTTGATAAATATGTGCTTTTTAAATCGCCTGATAAAATTGTAAAAAGATGGCAGCAGACATACTCCTATTTACTGAAAAAAGTTGTTTATAGGGAGGGAAAAAACAGGATACTTCTCAAAAATCCTTCAAATACGGGCAGGATAAAACAGCTTATTGACATTTATCCGGATGCAAAATTTATACATCTCTATCGCAATCCCTATGAAGTTTTTTATTCGACAAAACGTCTTTATGATGGGATAATGCCTATATTTGCATTACAAAAATATGATATGGGGGAAATTGAAGAAAATATTTTTTATTTTTACAGTGCAATGTATGAAAAATTTTTCAGGGAATAG
- the purB gene encoding adenylosuccinate lyase, with protein sequence MNLICPLDFRYGRNEIKKIFSEESRLSYQLKVEAALARGHAKFGNIPKKAAEEITRKANLNYVKIERVKEIEREIYHDVMAMAKALTEACGDAGKYVHLGATSYDIVDSANALQITEAVSIIENDLIELKKSLAGLAKKYRDTVMLGRTHGQYALPITFGMKMAVFASETDRHIQRVRRCKEELTVGKMSGAVGSGAALGNHFFEIQDAVMNELGLKAEIPSTQIVGRDRYVVLMSMLANIAASTEKFATEVRNLQRSEIGEVAEPFAKKQVGSSTMPHKRNPIICEQVCGLSRIVRVNLLPSWENAIQWHERDLCNSSSERFIIPHSIILTDWILVQMKEVFSKMDVYPEKMKENIERSRGLPMAEAVMILLVEKGMGRQAAHEILRVCSIEASKTGKHLKEVLLENEKIRGLLSEEEIKRVLDIEHYVGGAKRIVDMTLKRLYPNE encoded by the coding sequence ATGAATCTAATATGCCCACTTGATTTTAGATATGGCAGAAATGAGATTAAAAAAATTTTCAGTGAGGAAAGCCGTCTTTCATATCAACTGAAAGTAGAGGCAGCTCTTGCAAGGGGACACGCAAAATTTGGAAATATCCCAAAAAAAGCGGCCGAGGAGATAACAAGGAAGGCAAACCTGAATTATGTTAAAATTGAGAGAGTCAAGGAGATAGAGAGAGAGATATACCACGATGTCATGGCTATGGCTAAGGCCTTAACCGAAGCATGTGGTGATGCCGGCAAATACGTTCATCTAGGGGCAACGTCGTATGACATAGTCGATTCGGCAAATGCTCTTCAGATTACGGAAGCCGTCAGTATTATCGAAAATGACCTCATAGAATTGAAAAAGTCCTTGGCAGGACTGGCAAAAAAGTACAGAGATACGGTCATGCTCGGCAGGACTCACGGGCAGTATGCATTGCCTATAACATTCGGTATGAAAATGGCAGTTTTTGCCTCTGAAACGGACAGACATATACAAAGGGTAAGAAGATGCAAGGAAGAACTAACGGTTGGCAAAATGTCCGGGGCAGTCGGCAGCGGAGCCGCATTGGGCAACCATTTCTTTGAAATACAGGATGCCGTAATGAACGAACTGGGGCTCAAGGCAGAGATTCCTTCGACACAAATTGTCGGCAGGGACAGATATGTTGTTCTTATGTCTATGCTTGCGAATATCGCTGCCTCTACGGAAAAATTTGCAACTGAGGTAAGGAATCTGCAGAGGAGCGAAATCGGGGAAGTGGCGGAGCCTTTTGCAAAAAAGCAGGTAGGCTCGTCCACAATGCCGCACAAGAGAAATCCAATAATATGCGAGCAGGTATGCGGGCTTTCAAGGATTGTGAGGGTCAACCTTCTGCCGTCATGGGAAAATGCAATTCAATGGCATGAGAGAGATTTATGCAATTCATCATCGGAGAGGTTCATAATTCCACACTCGATAATTCTCACTGACTGGATTCTGGTGCAGATGAAAGAAGTTTTTTCAAAGATGGACGTCTATCCTGAGAAAATGAAAGAGAACATAGAAAGAAGCAGGGGCCTGCCAATGGCTGAAGCCGTAATGATTTTGCTGGTCGAAAAGGGGATGGGCAGGCAGGCTGCCCATGAAATTCTGAGAGTTTGTTCTATTGAAGCAAGTAAGACCGGAAAGCACCTTAAAGAAGTTCTTCTAGAAAACGAAAAAATAAGAGGTTTGCTGAGCGAGGAGGAGATAAAACGTGTTCTTGACATAGAACATTATGTTGGCGGGGCAAAGAGGATAGTTGATATGACATTGAAAAGGTTATATCCCAATGAATGA
- a CDS encoding RtcB family protein → MWNGPLNKIGEYRYEIPKTYKGERGNLNMRTSGIIYASDEMIDAIKKDNALEQVANVTTLPGIVGKSMAMPEIHWGYGFPIGGVAATSADDGTVSPGGVGFDINCGVRLVRTNLKIHDMDKEKVRGLVDEMFKNVPSGVGSKAKVRLNKNQLDDVIEMGARWAVENGYGWEKDLETLEENGCLETADLSHISEKAKDRGKSQVGSLGAGNHFLEIQRVANISDDMAAKTYGVEKDQIVVLIHTGSRGFGHQICTDHLKVLEQAVKKYGIGLPDRQLACAPVHSEEGQSYLKAMAGAANFAWCNRQMIVHWVRQSFENVLGENAEDMEMNIVYDVCHNVAKLEEHEIDGKKMEVYVHRKGATRAFGPGRKEIPLQYREVGQPVLIPGDMGTESYLLKGTKESEETFGSTCHGAGRVLSRSAAKRKWRGEEIGAKLERKGIYAHPASWSVMAEESPDAYKDVSQVVNVTHGAGLSLKVARMIPLGVVKG, encoded by the coding sequence ATGTGGAACGGACCTTTGAATAAAATAGGGGAATATAGATACGAGATACCGAAAACTTATAAGGGGGAAAGAGGGAATCTAAATATGCGGACATCCGGCATAATATATGCCAGCGATGAGATGATAGATGCAATAAAAAAGGATAATGCTTTAGAACAGGTAGCCAATGTTACCACTCTGCCAGGCATTGTGGGAAAATCAATGGCGATGCCCGAGATACACTGGGGGTACGGCTTTCCCATAGGCGGTGTTGCTGCCACCTCTGCAGATGACGGGACGGTGTCCCCCGGCGGCGTGGGTTTTGACATAAATTGCGGAGTCAGGCTTGTGAGAACAAATTTGAAAATTCATGACATGGACAAAGAAAAGGTGAGGGGTTTGGTGGACGAGATGTTCAAAAATGTGCCTTCCGGGGTGGGCAGTAAAGCAAAAGTCAGGCTCAATAAGAATCAACTGGACGATGTAATTGAGATGGGGGCAAGGTGGGCTGTGGAGAATGGATATGGATGGGAAAAGGATTTGGAAACTCTTGAGGAAAACGGCTGTCTGGAAACGGCTGATTTATCGCACATTTCCGAAAAGGCCAAGGATAGGGGTAAGTCCCAGGTCGGGTCGCTCGGGGCTGGCAATCATTTTTTGGAGATACAGAGAGTAGCAAATATATCCGATGATATGGCGGCAAAAACCTATGGTGTGGAAAAGGACCAGATAGTTGTGTTGATTCATACCGGGTCGAGAGGATTCGGCCACCAGATATGTACCGACCATTTGAAAGTGCTGGAGCAGGCCGTGAAGAAGTATGGCATAGGATTGCCGGATCGTCAGCTTGCCTGCGCTCCCGTGCACAGCGAGGAGGGACAGTCATATCTCAAGGCGATGGCTGGCGCTGCAAATTTTGCATGGTGCAACCGGCAGATGATAGTTCATTGGGTTCGTCAATCTTTTGAAAATGTTCTTGGAGAAAATGCGGAGGATATGGAAATGAACATTGTATATGACGTCTGTCATAACGTGGCAAAACTTGAAGAGCATGAGATTGATGGAAAAAAGATGGAAGTGTATGTTCACAGAAAAGGAGCTACAAGGGCATTTGGGCCAGGAAGGAAAGAAATACCTTTGCAGTACAGGGAAGTAGGGCAGCCCGTTCTTATTCCCGGGGATATGGGCACCGAGAGCTATCTTCTCAAAGGCACTAAGGAATCAGAGGAAACTTTCGGCTCCACATGCCACGGTGCAGGAAGAGTGCTTTCAAGAAGTGCTGCCAAGAGAAAATGGAGAGGAGAGGAGATAGGGGCAAAATTGGAAAGAAAGGGAATATATGCACATCCTGCGAGCTGGAGCGTGATGGCAGAGGAAAGCCCCGATGCCTATAAGGATGTGAGTCAAGTTGTAAATGTAACGCATGGAGCAGGTTTATCATTGAAAGTGGCGCGTATGATCCCTCTCGGAGTGGTTAAGGGTTAA
- a CDS encoding archease: MASFSIFEHTADIGIEAYGATLEKAFENAAKGMFYIITDGSNIDAIERREIKIPVDLDEEQLLVDWLSNLLYINDVEGLVFGDFEVKIGNELAGEAWGEKYDRNKHGYGVEIKAVTYHLLQIKRNKKGFYIKVLFDI; the protein is encoded by the coding sequence ATGGCATCATTTAGCATATTCGAGCATACTGCCGACATAGGCATAGAAGCATATGGGGCAACGCTGGAAAAGGCGTTTGAAAACGCTGCAAAAGGGATGTTTTATATAATTACGGACGGGAGCAACATAGATGCCATTGAAAGGAGAGAAATAAAAATACCCGTTGACTTGGATGAGGAACAATTACTGGTGGACTGGCTGTCCAACCTCCTGTACATAAATGACGTAGAAGGGCTTGTATTCGGGGATTTCGAAGTAAAGATAGGTAATGAATTAGCTGGAGAGGCGTGGGGGGAAAAGTATGATAGGAATAAGCACGGATACGGGGTTGAAATAAAGGCAGTGACATATCATCTGCTGCAAATCAAAAGAAATAAGAAAGGTTTTTACATAAAAGTGCTATTTGATATATGA
- a CDS encoding endonuclease V: protein MDLYKEIKLLVEQIPEGKFSTYRTISIALGDEIACSAVKKVLKEWRKKYNVVSSGNESNASYFFNEFKTCYPLKKLREEQISLRNKVITKDRFKEVETVAGIDVACAGDKAYGACVEIDTDGNIIKRKVTIKKLTFPYIPTYLSYRELPVLHELIDKEKPSVVMIDGNGILHPRQMGMASHFGVLHSIPSIGIAKKLLCGKIKGKYVFMDGEKIGAIYGAGKPIYVSPGHKISLGSSLAITKKFCRCRIPEPIRQAHILANKAKNENNL, encoded by the coding sequence GTGGATTTGTATAAAGAGATTAAACTGCTGGTGGAGCAAATTCCGGAAGGAAAATTTTCGACTTACAGGACAATATCCATTGCACTGGGCGATGAAATTGCATGTTCTGCGGTAAAAAAAGTTTTGAAGGAATGGAGAAAGAAATATAATGTCGTATCTTCTGGTAACGAGAGCAATGCCAGCTACTTTTTTAATGAATTTAAAACGTGCTATCCCTTAAAAAAATTGAGGGAAGAGCAGATATCTCTGAGGAATAAAGTCATCACAAAAGACAGATTTAAGGAAGTGGAAACGGTGGCTGGCATAGATGTTGCCTGTGCCGGCGATAAAGCATATGGGGCATGTGTGGAAATAGATACGGATGGAAACATAATAAAAAGAAAGGTAACAATCAAAAAATTAACATTTCCTTACATACCCACATATCTCTCATATCGTGAGTTGCCGGTTTTGCATGAACTTATCGATAAAGAAAAACCATCTGTTGTCATGATAGATGGAAACGGCATTCTCCATCCCCGGCAGATGGGAATGGCTTCCCATTTTGGCGTTTTGCATTCCATTCCATCCATCGGCATTGCCAAGAAATTGTTGTGCGGTAAGATAAAAGGAAAATACGTTTTCATGGATGGCGAAAAAATTGGAGCGATTTATGGGGCAGGAAAGCCCATCTATGTCTCCCCCGGACATAAAATATCCCTCGGAAGTTCCTTGGCCATAACGAAAAAATTTTGCAGATGTCGCATTCCCGAACCCATAAGGCAGGCCCATATACTGGCGAACAAGGCAAAAAATGAAAACAATTTATAA